Proteins from a genomic interval of Raphanus sativus cultivar WK10039 unplaced genomic scaffold, ASM80110v3 Scaffold5107, whole genome shotgun sequence:
- the LOC108814914 gene encoding uncharacterized protein LOC108814914 isoform X1: MMSSSPLCSWPLVLLLVLLCMVAKESNGASNNVKVGSISKVEDADNFHIYYGQTFKVIKNAIDGKSYLLIQNTSRMAVRTKYCTSRIKSYVIPLLNYSVDTQSSQGGIPVSFFELLGLLGSLKGITSDAVASPCVLKLLEAGEVVKFEKGAEEVSQFAAHFISDTDQLQTCNFANFFPLSEGTPLQRAEWIKFLGAFANLETKANQVYDAVKASYNCLSQMAAKRRTSFKPIVAWMEYDKNQLHFIFKGGVWCFTKEPHKLKFVEDAGGENIDKSINKITYNVSDPDDLEALHAILCTVDAVIDETISSYPQNYTQKTFLDNISLEDNSCFAFNQSIWRYDKRVRQGTTLDWHDGAISQPNLVLADMIEALFPTGNYTTSYFRNIAKGEGVIDISPDMCDRDASLPFVPTIPACG, translated from the exons ATGATGTCTTCATCGCCTTTGTGTTCTTGGCCTCTGGTACTGTTGTTAGTATTGTTGTGCATGGTGGCCAAAGAATCAAACGGAGCTTCCAACAATGTAAAAGTGGGAAGCATTTCAAAGGTAGAAGATGCTGATAATTTCCATATATATTATGGACAAACCTTCAAAGTCATCAAGAATGCTATTGATGGCAAGAGTTATCTCCTTATTCAG AACACTTCTAGAATGGCGGTTCGGACAAAGTATTGTACTTCCAGGATAAAGTCCTATGTGATTCCACTTCTTAACTACTCAGTAGACACTCAATCTTCTCAAG GAGGCATTCCGGTTTCTTTCTTCGAG CTACTTGGATTACTCGGGAGCTTGAAGGGAATAACATCAGACGCGGTGGCTTCACCGTGTGTTCTGAAACTGCTTGAGGCAGGGGAAGTAGTTAAGTTTGAAAAAGGTGCAGAAGAAGTGTCTCAATTTGCAGCGCACTTCATCAGTGACACTGATCAACTTCAGACTTGCAATTTTGCAAACTTTTTTCCACTCAGCGAAGGCACACCTCTTCAG AGAGCCGAGTGGATCAAATTCCTTGGTGCTTTTGCCAATCTTGAAACTAAAGCCAATCAAGTCTATGATGCG GTCAAAGCAAGCTATAATTGCTTGTCTCAAATGGCAGCTAAAAGGAGGACATCCTTCAAACCCATTGTAGCCTGGATGGAGTACGATAAAAAT CAATTGCATTTCATCTTTAAGGGAGGTGTTTGGTGTTTTACAAAGGAACCGCATAAGCTAAAG TTTGTAGAAGATGCGGGTGGCGAGAATATCGACAAATCTATAAACAAGATCACTTACAATGTCTCTGATCCTGATGATTTGGAAGCACTCCATGCCATTTTATGT ACTGTGGATGCGGTGATCGATGAAACGATATCGTCCTACCCTCAGAATTACACACAGAAAACATTCTTGGATAACATAAGCCTGGAGGATAACTCATGTTTTGCGTTTAATCAGAGCATCTGGAGATATGACAAAAGAGTTAGACAGGGAACAACTCTTG ACTGGCATGACGGAGCAATATCGCAACCAAACCTCGTGCTGGCTGACATGATTGAAGCCTTGTTTCCAACTGGAAACTACACAACCTCCTATTTCAGAAACATTGCCAAG GGCGAAGGAGTAATAGACATTAGTCCGGATATGTGTGATAGAGACGCATCACTGCCGTTTGTTCCTACCATTCCAGCTTGCGGATGA
- the LOC108814914 gene encoding uncharacterized protein LOC108814914 isoform X2 gives MMSSSPLCSWPLVLLLVLLCMVAKESNGASNNVKVGSISKVEDADNFHIYYGQTFKVIKNAIDGKSYLLIQNTSRMAVRTKYCTSRIKSYVIPLLNYSVDTQSSQGGIPVSFFELLGLLGSLKGITSDAVASPCVLKLLEAGEVVKFEKGAEEVSQFAAHFISDTDQLQTCNFANFFPLSEGTPLQRAEWIKFLGAFANLETKANQVYDAVKASYNCLSQMAAKRRTSFKPIVAWMEYDKNGGVWCFTKEPHKLKFVEDAGGENIDKSINKITYNVSDPDDLEALHAILCTVDAVIDETISSYPQNYTQKTFLDNISLEDNSCFAFNQSIWRYDKRVRQGTTLDWHDGAISQPNLVLADMIEALFPTGNYTTSYFRNIAKGEGVIDISPDMCDRDASLPFVPTIPACG, from the exons ATGATGTCTTCATCGCCTTTGTGTTCTTGGCCTCTGGTACTGTTGTTAGTATTGTTGTGCATGGTGGCCAAAGAATCAAACGGAGCTTCCAACAATGTAAAAGTGGGAAGCATTTCAAAGGTAGAAGATGCTGATAATTTCCATATATATTATGGACAAACCTTCAAAGTCATCAAGAATGCTATTGATGGCAAGAGTTATCTCCTTATTCAG AACACTTCTAGAATGGCGGTTCGGACAAAGTATTGTACTTCCAGGATAAAGTCCTATGTGATTCCACTTCTTAACTACTCAGTAGACACTCAATCTTCTCAAG GAGGCATTCCGGTTTCTTTCTTCGAG CTACTTGGATTACTCGGGAGCTTGAAGGGAATAACATCAGACGCGGTGGCTTCACCGTGTGTTCTGAAACTGCTTGAGGCAGGGGAAGTAGTTAAGTTTGAAAAAGGTGCAGAAGAAGTGTCTCAATTTGCAGCGCACTTCATCAGTGACACTGATCAACTTCAGACTTGCAATTTTGCAAACTTTTTTCCACTCAGCGAAGGCACACCTCTTCAG AGAGCCGAGTGGATCAAATTCCTTGGTGCTTTTGCCAATCTTGAAACTAAAGCCAATCAAGTCTATGATGCG GTCAAAGCAAGCTATAATTGCTTGTCTCAAATGGCAGCTAAAAGGAGGACATCCTTCAAACCCATTGTAGCCTGGATGGAGTACGATAAAAAT GGAGGTGTTTGGTGTTTTACAAAGGAACCGCATAAGCTAAAG TTTGTAGAAGATGCGGGTGGCGAGAATATCGACAAATCTATAAACAAGATCACTTACAATGTCTCTGATCCTGATGATTTGGAAGCACTCCATGCCATTTTATGT ACTGTGGATGCGGTGATCGATGAAACGATATCGTCCTACCCTCAGAATTACACACAGAAAACATTCTTGGATAACATAAGCCTGGAGGATAACTCATGTTTTGCGTTTAATCAGAGCATCTGGAGATATGACAAAAGAGTTAGACAGGGAACAACTCTTG ACTGGCATGACGGAGCAATATCGCAACCAAACCTCGTGCTGGCTGACATGATTGAAGCCTTGTTTCCAACTGGAAACTACACAACCTCCTATTTCAGAAACATTGCCAAG GGCGAAGGAGTAATAGACATTAGTCCGGATATGTGTGATAGAGACGCATCACTGCCGTTTGTTCCTACCATTCCAGCTTGCGGATGA
- the LOC108814914 gene encoding uncharacterized protein LOC108814914 isoform X3 — protein MLIISIYIMDKPSKSSRMLLMARVISLFRMAVRTKYCTSRIKSYVIPLLNYSVDTQSSQGGIPVSFFELLGLLGSLKGITSDAVASPCVLKLLEAGEVVKFEKGAEEVSQFAAHFISDTDQLQTCNFANFFPLSEGTPLQRAEWIKFLGAFANLETKANQVYDAVKASYNCLSQMAAKRRTSFKPIVAWMEYDKNGGVWCFTKEPHKLKFVEDAGGENIDKSINKITYNVSDPDDLEALHAILCTVDAVIDETISSYPQNYTQKTFLDNISLEDNSCFAFNQSIWRYDKRVRQGTTLDWHDGAISQPNLVLADMIEALFPTGNYTTSYFRNIAKGEGVIDISPDMCDRDASLPFVPTIPACG, from the exons ATGCTGATAATTTCCATATATATTATGGACAAACCTTCAAAGTCATCAAGAATGCTATTGATGGCAAGAGTTATCTCCTTATTCAG AATGGCGGTTCGGACAAAGTATTGTACTTCCAGGATAAAGTCCTATGTGATTCCACTTCTTAACTACTCAGTAGACACTCAATCTTCTCAAG GAGGCATTCCGGTTTCTTTCTTCGAG CTACTTGGATTACTCGGGAGCTTGAAGGGAATAACATCAGACGCGGTGGCTTCACCGTGTGTTCTGAAACTGCTTGAGGCAGGGGAAGTAGTTAAGTTTGAAAAAGGTGCAGAAGAAGTGTCTCAATTTGCAGCGCACTTCATCAGTGACACTGATCAACTTCAGACTTGCAATTTTGCAAACTTTTTTCCACTCAGCGAAGGCACACCTCTTCAG AGAGCCGAGTGGATCAAATTCCTTGGTGCTTTTGCCAATCTTGAAACTAAAGCCAATCAAGTCTATGATGCG GTCAAAGCAAGCTATAATTGCTTGTCTCAAATGGCAGCTAAAAGGAGGACATCCTTCAAACCCATTGTAGCCTGGATGGAGTACGATAAAAAT GGAGGTGTTTGGTGTTTTACAAAGGAACCGCATAAGCTAAAG TTTGTAGAAGATGCGGGTGGCGAGAATATCGACAAATCTATAAACAAGATCACTTACAATGTCTCTGATCCTGATGATTTGGAAGCACTCCATGCCATTTTATGT ACTGTGGATGCGGTGATCGATGAAACGATATCGTCCTACCCTCAGAATTACACACAGAAAACATTCTTGGATAACATAAGCCTGGAGGATAACTCATGTTTTGCGTTTAATCAGAGCATCTGGAGATATGACAAAAGAGTTAGACAGGGAACAACTCTTG ACTGGCATGACGGAGCAATATCGCAACCAAACCTCGTGCTGGCTGACATGATTGAAGCCTTGTTTCCAACTGGAAACTACACAACCTCCTATTTCAGAAACATTGCCAAG GGCGAAGGAGTAATAGACATTAGTCCGGATATGTGTGATAGAGACGCATCACTGCCGTTTGTTCCTACCATTCCAGCTTGCGGATGA